From Capillibacterium thermochitinicola, a single genomic window includes:
- the ileS gene encoding isoleucine--tRNA ligase, producing MMGGKFREVDVKSPARQREEAILEQWLAQDMVKLSVDARKGAPSFIFYEGPPTANGRPGIHHVLARTIKDTVCRYKTMEGYQVNRKAGWDTHGLPVEIEVEKKLGLSSKQGIEEYGIEAFNRECRESVFTYEKEWRRMTERIGYWIDLDNPYITLDNDYIESVWWILKQYFEAGLIYEGYKIMPYCSRCGTPLASHEVSLGYKEEKINSIYVRMKVKGKENEYFLVWTTTPWTLPSNVALAVNPAFTYVKARRPGDDAVYILVRERVTPVLGKEAEILEEVKGEDLLGTEYEQLLPFLKADDPAFRVYGADFVSTEDGTGIVHIAPAFGEDDYQLGRKHNLPVLQPVDKEGKFTAEVPLWAGRFVRDADEEITDHLKAEGKLFKKERITHSYPYCWRCDTPLLYYARQSWYIAVTKYKDRLVANNKKIKWYPEHVGKGRFGNWLENVIDWSLSRDRYWGTPLNIWRCESCRRLTAVGSRQELAERALEPVDVANLDLHRPYIDEVHLKCECGGRMTRTPEVIDCWFDSGSMPYAQWHYPFEHKDDFDKLFPADFICEGIDQTRGWFYSLLAISTFLFDQPAFKSVVVNDLVLDKNGQKMSKSRGNTVDPWNLFDKYGADATRWYLLAVSPPWMPTRFDEEGLKEVAARFFGTLLNVYAFFTLYANIDGADPENYDVPVAEREEIDRWLVSRFNSVTKQIRADMAEYELTKVVRAIQNFVIDDLSNWYVRRNRERFWAPEMNQNKKAVYRTLWEVLVGVAKLMAPFAPFLAEDIYGNLVRGPAKQPSVHVEYYPAPDEKLIDVELERHMGLVIDLVSLGRAARNRVQIKVRQPLAALRIDRKHEMLLKPMEDLVKEELNVKAIHYVEAPDDYVDYTVKPNFAVLGPKYGPLMKQIGQALAASAAVDLVKKLRADGQLTLTVDGKTVQLTAEDLEIRTADRPGYAMEADRDNYVILETTLTPALVQEGLAREIVSKVQNMRKNAQFELTDRIRITYWAGPEVSAAIEAYQAYIQEETLAVAIEKAADQNGDLTEWDINGYPAGLKVEKI from the coding sequence ATGATGGGTGGAAAGTTTCGAGAAGTCGATGTCAAGAGTCCGGCGCGTCAACGGGAAGAAGCAATTTTGGAACAGTGGTTGGCCCAAGATATGGTGAAATTGAGTGTGGATGCGCGGAAGGGCGCACCCTCCTTTATCTTTTACGAGGGCCCGCCGACCGCCAATGGACGGCCCGGCATTCACCATGTCCTCGCGCGGACGATCAAGGATACGGTCTGCCGTTACAAAACCATGGAAGGTTATCAGGTCAACCGGAAGGCCGGTTGGGACACGCACGGCCTGCCGGTGGAGATCGAAGTCGAAAAGAAACTGGGGCTCTCCTCGAAACAGGGGATTGAGGAGTACGGGATCGAGGCCTTTAACCGGGAGTGCCGCGAATCGGTCTTTACCTACGAAAAGGAATGGCGGCGGATGACCGAACGGATCGGTTACTGGATCGATCTGGATAATCCCTACATTACCTTGGATAACGATTATATCGAAAGCGTCTGGTGGATCCTGAAGCAATACTTTGAGGCCGGGCTGATCTACGAAGGGTACAAGATCATGCCGTACTGCAGCCGGTGTGGGACCCCCCTGGCCTCCCACGAGGTTTCCCTTGGTTATAAGGAAGAAAAGATCAATTCGATCTATGTCCGCATGAAGGTCAAGGGCAAGGAGAACGAGTACTTTCTGGTCTGGACCACGACCCCCTGGACGCTCCCGTCCAACGTGGCCCTGGCGGTTAATCCGGCCTTCACTTACGTGAAGGCGCGGCGTCCCGGTGACGACGCGGTCTACATTCTGGTCCGCGAGCGGGTGACGCCGGTCCTGGGGAAAGAGGCGGAGATCCTCGAAGAGGTAAAGGGTGAAGACCTTTTGGGAACCGAGTATGAGCAACTCCTCCCCTTCCTGAAAGCTGACGACCCGGCCTTCCGCGTTTACGGCGCCGACTTTGTCTCCACCGAGGATGGGACCGGCATCGTCCACATCGCACCGGCCTTTGGTGAAGACGACTACCAATTGGGGCGCAAGCATAACCTGCCGGTGTTGCAACCGGTGGATAAGGAGGGCAAATTTACCGCCGAAGTTCCGCTCTGGGCGGGCCGCTTTGTCCGGGACGCCGACGAGGAGATCACGGACCATTTGAAGGCCGAGGGGAAACTCTTTAAGAAGGAGCGGATCACCCACTCCTACCCCTACTGCTGGCGGTGTGATACGCCCCTCCTCTACTACGCCCGTCAATCCTGGTATATTGCGGTGACGAAATATAAAGACCGTTTGGTGGCCAACAACAAGAAGATCAAATGGTATCCGGAGCATGTGGGGAAAGGCCGTTTCGGCAACTGGCTGGAGAACGTGATTGACTGGTCCCTCTCGCGGGACCGTTACTGGGGGACGCCGCTCAACATCTGGCGCTGTGAAAGCTGCCGGCGGCTGACGGCGGTCGGCTCCCGGCAGGAACTGGCCGAGCGGGCCTTGGAACCGGTGGACGTGGCGAACCTGGACCTCCACCGGCCCTATATCGATGAGGTGCACCTGAAGTGCGAATGCGGCGGGCGGATGACCCGGACGCCGGAGGTCATCGACTGCTGGTTTGATTCGGGTTCGATGCCTTATGCCCAGTGGCATTATCCCTTCGAGCATAAGGATGATTTTGACAAGCTGTTCCCGGCCGACTTTATCTGCGAAGGGATCGACCAGACGCGGGGTTGGTTTTACTCGCTCCTAGCGATCTCCACATTCCTCTTTGACCAGCCGGCCTTCAAGAGTGTGGTCGTGAACGACCTGGTCTTGGACAAGAACGGACAAAAAATGTCCAAATCCCGGGGGAATACCGTCGACCCCTGGAATCTGTTTGACAAATACGGGGCCGACGCCACCCGCTGGTACCTGCTGGCGGTTTCGCCACCCTGGATGCCGACACGGTTTGACGAGGAAGGGTTGAAGGAGGTCGCCGCCCGGTTCTTCGGGACCTTGTTGAACGTCTATGCCTTCTTCACCCTCTATGCCAATATTGACGGGGCCGATCCGGAAAACTACGACGTCCCGGTGGCCGAACGGGAAGAGATCGACCGCTGGCTGGTCTCCCGGTTTAACTCGGTCACCAAGCAAATTCGGGCTGACATGGCCGAATACGAACTGACCAAAGTGGTCCGGGCCATCCAAAACTTTGTGATTGACGACCTCTCCAACTGGTATGTCCGGCGCAACCGCGAACGGTTCTGGGCGCCGGAGATGAACCAGAACAAAAAAGCGGTCTACCGCACCTTATGGGAAGTGCTGGTGGGTGTGGCCAAGTTGATGGCTCCCTTCGCCCCCTTCCTGGCGGAGGACATCTACGGCAACCTGGTGCGCGGCCCGGCGAAGCAGCCCTCCGTGCACGTGGAGTATTACCCGGCACCCGACGAAAAGCTGATCGACGTTGAGCTGGAACGGCACATGGGCCTGGTGATTGATCTGGTCTCCCTGGGACGGGCCGCCCGGAACCGGGTGCAGATCAAAGTCCGGCAGCCCCTGGCTGCGCTCCGGATTGACCGCAAGCACGAAATGCTGTTGAAGCCCATGGAGGATCTGGTGAAAGAGGAGTTGAACGTCAAAGCCATTCACTACGTGGAGGCACCCGACGACTATGTGGACTATACAGTGAAGCCCAATTTTGCCGTCCTCGGTCCGAAATACGGTCCTTTGATGAAACAGATCGGCCAGGCTCTTGCGGCGAGTGCCGCCGTGGACTTGGTGAAAAAGTTGCGGGCCGACGGCCAGCTCACCCTAACGGTGGACGGCAAGACGGTCCAATTGACGGCGGAGGATCTGGAGATCCGGACGGCGGACCGGCCTGGTTACGCCATGGAGGCGGACCGGGACAACTATGTCATCCTGGAGACCACCCTGACGCCGGCGCTCGTCCAAGAAGGGCTGGCCCGGGAGATTGTCTCCAAGGTGCAGAATATGCGGAAAAATGCCCAGTTTGAGTTGACGGACCGGATCCGGATCACCTACTGGGCGGGCCCGGAAGTATCCGCCGCCATTGAGGCTTACCAAGCCTATATCCAGGAGGAGACCCTGGCGGTGGCTATCGAAAAGGCGGCCGACCAAAACGGGGACTTGACTGAATGGGATATTAACGGGTATCCGGCCGGGTTGAAAGTGGAAAAGATATAA
- the trkA gene encoding Trk system potassium transporter TrkA, whose translation MRIVVVGLGRVGYNISKALSEEGHDVIIIDKDPEVLKIAAADLDVMTVAGNGASARILEAVDIKNVDIILAVTENDELNMIACMTAKQSGVPMTVARIRNPDYTSYHPYILSYSHYGIDRIINPEHLAAQEIFRLIAVPMATDVEYFYDGKLSLVGLKVTQEMEIAGQRIADLNLDRFTIVAVAREGKALIPRGETRLLPNDKILVLGETFGFQHLNGLTKKKTPVFRRVVIAGGGLIAQYFIRLLLQKKKRPEIVVLEPDPELCAALAAELPGCEIICADPTNKEALEEQNLGPDDAFVSLLGKESNNLMASLLARKLGVQEVICEIGREDYIPLADTVGVTAAITPRLLTVNTVLKLVRKSNIVHINLLQSGDAEILEVIPEPNSPVTKGKLRDLGLPPGILIGAVIHEDQVIVPRGDTWIHPSDHVIVFALKKLVPEVEKLFYH comes from the coding sequence ATGCGGATTGTCGTTGTCGGCCTTGGCCGTGTTGGTTATAACATTTCAAAAGCCCTCTCCGAAGAAGGCCATGATGTGATTATTATCGATAAGGACCCGGAGGTTTTAAAGATTGCGGCGGCCGATCTGGATGTGATGACGGTGGCCGGTAATGGGGCCAGCGCGCGGATTTTGGAAGCGGTGGATATTAAAAACGTCGATATTATCCTCGCCGTCACTGAAAATGATGAGTTAAACATGATTGCCTGTATGACGGCGAAACAAAGCGGGGTGCCAATGACCGTGGCCCGGATCCGCAACCCCGACTATACTTCCTATCATCCTTACATCCTTTCCTATTCCCATTACGGCATCGACCGGATTATCAACCCCGAACACTTGGCCGCCCAGGAGATCTTCCGTTTAATTGCCGTGCCGATGGCCACCGATGTCGAGTATTTTTATGATGGGAAACTTAGTCTCGTCGGGCTTAAGGTCACCCAGGAGATGGAGATTGCCGGCCAGCGGATCGCCGACCTTAACCTGGACCGGTTTACCATCGTTGCGGTCGCCCGTGAGGGGAAAGCCCTGATCCCGCGGGGGGAAACCCGCCTCTTACCCAACGATAAAATCTTAGTCCTTGGGGAGACCTTTGGGTTCCAACACTTAAACGGCTTGACCAAAAAGAAAACCCCGGTGTTCCGGCGGGTGGTGATCGCCGGCGGGGGCTTAATTGCCCAGTATTTTATCCGTCTGTTACTCCAAAAGAAGAAAAGACCGGAGATTGTCGTCCTCGAACCCGACCCGGAGCTCTGTGCGGCGCTTGCCGCCGAGTTACCCGGATGTGAAATCATCTGCGCCGATCCGACCAACAAGGAGGCTTTGGAAGAGCAAAATTTGGGCCCGGATGATGCTTTCGTTTCCCTCCTGGGGAAAGAGAGCAATAATCTGATGGCCAGTCTTCTGGCTCGCAAACTCGGCGTGCAAGAGGTGATCTGCGAGATTGGCCGGGAGGATTATATCCCCCTGGCCGACACCGTCGGGGTGACGGCGGCCATCACGCCGCGGCTGTTGACTGTAAACACCGTTCTGAAGCTTGTGCGGAAAAGCAATATTGTCCATATCAACCTCTTGCAATCGGGGGACGCCGAGATCCTGGAGGTGATCCCGGAGCCCAATTCCCCGGTGACCAAAGGGAAACTACGGGATCTGGGGCTTCCCCCCGGGATACTGATCGGCGCCGTGATCCATGAGGATCAGGTCATCGTACCCCGGGGCGACACCTGGATCCACCCGTCGGATCATGTGATTGTCTTTGCCCTGAAAAAGCTGGTTCCAGAGGTGGAGAAGCTGTTTTACCACTAA